One Glutamicibacter mishrai genomic window carries:
- the glsA gene encoding glutaminase A: MNYPSEGNNETIPTDFDDVVQQVSTGALEHDRIDELLREAHARYADVDEGLLAHYIPILGQADPDLFGIAMSHVGGSVHSVGDCSHQFSIQSISKMFVYALVLQEHGRELVRERIGVNNTGMSFNSVMAFELNNGHPMNPMVNAGAIATTSMIPGKTAAKKWENVREGLSAFAGRSLSLDDEVYHSESLANERNKALGHLLKSNGRLDDDPTDAVDVYTKQCSLNVTAHDLAIMGATLADGGVNPVTGQRVVDADVCRDTLATVASNGLYERSGEWLFEIGIPAKSGVSGGIVAVAPGKGAIGAFSPPLDMAGNSVRAQLAIGQLSRAMGLNLFASAPDRRI; encoded by the coding sequence GTGAACTATCCTTCGGAAGGTAATAACGAGACCATCCCGACCGATTTTGACGACGTGGTTCAGCAGGTATCCACCGGTGCGCTGGAACATGACCGGATCGATGAACTGCTCAGGGAAGCCCATGCGCGGTACGCCGATGTCGATGAGGGGCTGCTGGCCCACTACATCCCGATCCTCGGCCAAGCCGATCCGGATCTCTTCGGCATCGCCATGTCCCATGTTGGCGGTTCGGTGCACTCGGTGGGCGACTGCAGTCACCAGTTCTCCATCCAGTCCATCTCCAAGATGTTCGTCTACGCCCTGGTCCTGCAGGAGCACGGCCGTGAACTGGTCCGCGAACGCATCGGCGTGAACAACACCGGAATGTCGTTCAACTCGGTGATGGCCTTCGAGCTGAACAACGGGCACCCGATGAATCCGATGGTCAACGCCGGCGCCATCGCGACCACTTCGATGATCCCGGGAAAAACCGCTGCCAAGAAGTGGGAGAACGTTCGCGAAGGGCTATCGGCTTTTGCCGGGCGCTCGCTGAGCTTGGATGACGAGGTCTACCACTCCGAGTCGCTGGCCAATGAACGCAATAAGGCCCTGGGCCACTTGCTCAAGAGCAACGGCCGGCTCGACGATGATCCAACCGATGCCGTGGACGTGTATACCAAGCAATGCTCGCTGAATGTCACCGCCCATGACCTAGCCATCATGGGTGCGACCCTGGCCGACGGCGGAGTGAATCCGGTGACCGGGCAGCGCGTGGTGGATGCGGATGTCTGCCGCGATACCCTGGCTACGGTGGCCAGCAACGGCCTCTACGAACGGTCGGGCGAGTGGCTCTTTGAAATCGGCATTCCGGCCAAGTCCGGTGTTTCCGGCGGCATCGTCGCGGTGGCTCCGGGTAAGGGCGCAATTGGCGCCTTTTCTCCACCGCTGGACATGGCAGGCAATTCGGTGCGGGCTCAATTGGCCATCGGTCAGCTCTCGCGCGCGATGGGTTTGAACCTTTTCGCCTCGGCACCAGACCGGCGCATCTAA
- a CDS encoding acyl-CoA thioesterase: protein MAKGITFHTRKWVRPEDLNANGTLFGGSLLRWIDEEAAIYSIIQLGNKHVVTKFMSEINFIASAKEGDLIEMGLTAIDFGRTSITLRAEVRNIFTQESILTIEKIVFVNIGEDGKPEPHGYDHITYTRDRIPLEITKALV, encoded by the coding sequence ATGGCTAAGGGTATTACTTTTCATACGCGCAAGTGGGTTCGCCCAGAAGATCTGAATGCAAATGGCACGCTGTTCGGCGGCAGCCTATTGCGCTGGATTGATGAAGAAGCAGCGATCTACTCCATCATCCAGCTGGGCAACAAGCATGTTGTCACCAAGTTCATGTCCGAAATCAACTTCATCGCCTCCGCCAAGGAAGGCGACCTGATCGAGATGGGCCTGACCGCCATCGACTTCGGCCGGACCTCGATCACCCTGCGTGCGGAAGTACGCAACATCTTCACCCAGGAGTCGATCCTCACCATCGAAAAGATCGTCTTTGTGAACATCGGCGAGGACGGCAAGCCTGAGCCACACGGATACGACCACATCACCTACACGCGTGACCGCATTCCGCTGGAAATCACCAAGGCACTGGTCTAA
- a CDS encoding VOC family protein: MGRMIFVNLPTADLAAADKFYEALGFAKNPAFSDENATSWIIDENIFVMSLQQEFFASFLVNGDTPGVGSAQREALNALSSDTREGVDDFVTRAQAGGGSIYRPADEPFPGMYQAAVQDPDGHVWEISWMSPEALQSMEASEG, translated from the coding sequence ATGGGCCGAATGATCTTCGTCAACCTTCCAACCGCAGACCTAGCCGCAGCCGACAAATTCTACGAAGCCTTGGGCTTCGCCAAGAACCCCGCCTTCTCCGATGAGAACGCCACCTCGTGGATCATCGATGAGAACATCTTCGTCATGAGCCTGCAGCAGGAATTCTTCGCCAGCTTCCTGGTCAATGGCGATACCCCAGGCGTTGGCTCGGCACAGCGCGAGGCGCTGAACGCGCTGTCCTCCGATACCCGCGAAGGCGTGGATGATTTTGTCACCCGCGCCCAGGCTGGTGGCGGCAGCATCTACCGCCCGGCCGACGAGCCATTCCCCGGAATGTACCAGGCGGCGGTCCAGGATCCCGACGGCCACGTCTGGGAAATCTCGTGGATGAGCCCCGAGGCCCTGCAGTCCATGGAAGCTTCCGAAGGCTAG
- a CDS encoding SGNH/GDSL hydrolase family protein, with amino-acid sequence MALGDSFTEGVGDWEPRLPNGVRGWADRVAKQLSKADPQWQYVNLGIRSRRLEQIVEEQIPIALDLKPEVITFYAGGNDILEFRKDMKLFLERYSQAVADLVSTGAKVLLFTGFDIPVHPVLAPFKRRNWRFNDCVRELALMYPDNVVLVDYWQWDVYRDKRMWDTDKLHMNRAGHRYMAIRILEILGSEHHLEFDPLGESQRVGFWQATQRDVEWLRQWVLPMFGRRMRGVTLGDELQPRWPEPMYPAKGMKKQFRKRRAVSSARHLRNSEVS; translated from the coding sequence ATGGCGCTGGGAGATTCCTTCACCGAAGGCGTGGGGGACTGGGAGCCTCGGCTGCCCAACGGCGTGCGTGGCTGGGCCGATCGCGTGGCCAAGCAGCTATCCAAGGCCGATCCGCAGTGGCAGTACGTGAACCTGGGCATCCGCAGCCGCCGCCTCGAGCAGATCGTAGAAGAACAGATTCCTATCGCGCTGGACCTGAAGCCGGAAGTGATCACCTTCTACGCTGGCGGCAACGACATCCTGGAGTTCCGCAAGGACATGAAGCTCTTCCTTGAACGCTACTCCCAAGCCGTCGCCGACCTGGTATCCACCGGGGCCAAAGTCCTGTTGTTCACCGGCTTTGATATCCCCGTGCATCCAGTCCTGGCCCCGTTCAAAAGGCGGAACTGGCGTTTTAATGATTGCGTGCGCGAGCTGGCTCTCATGTATCCCGACAATGTGGTGCTCGTGGACTACTGGCAGTGGGATGTCTACCGCGACAAGCGCATGTGGGACACCGACAAATTGCATATGAACCGTGCCGGCCACCGCTATATGGCGATCCGCATCTTGGAGATCCTCGGCTCGGAACACCACCTGGAATTCGATCCGCTCGGAGAAAGCCAGCGGGTGGGTTTCTGGCAGGCCACCCAGCGCGATGTCGAATGGCTCAGGCAGTGGGTGCTGCCGATGTTCGGGCGAAGGATGCGGGGAGTGACCCTGGGCGATGAGCTCCAGCCGAGATGGCCAGAACCGATGTATCCGGCCAAGGGGATGAAAAAGCAATTCCGCAAACGCCGCGCGGTTTCATCCGCACGGCATTTGCGGAATTCAGAAGTGTCCTAG
- a CDS encoding 3-isopropylmalate dehydrogenase, translating to MNSYSIAVVPGDGIGPEVMDGALKVLAAAEKTFGISLEYHHYAAGAQHYLTTGELWNRDLEQQLRTHDAVLFGAMGDPLVQPGILERGFILAMRQAFEQAVNLRPVKLYPGVATPIAGLTPERCDLVIVRENTEGAYVGQGSTIHANTPNTVAVQESVNTRAGIERVVEYSFKLAMSRRRKLTLCHKKNILIEAGKLWQEVVDAVSARYPEVQVDYVHVDAMCFHLPIAPEKFDVVVTDNLFGDIITDLGAVIQGGLGVAASGNLNLDGSAPSMFEAIHGSAPDIAGKGWANPVGAILSAAMMLAHLGEKTAAQAIEAAAVNVLKDLPELAGPGMGMTTNEVAAAISSQIRADFTKVEGLSVMESLADSR from the coding sequence ATGAACAGCTACTCCATCGCCGTAGTACCCGGAGACGGTATTGGTCCCGAGGTCATGGATGGCGCGCTAAAAGTGCTGGCCGCCGCCGAAAAAACGTTCGGCATCAGCCTGGAATACCACCACTACGCAGCCGGCGCGCAACATTATCTGACCACCGGAGAACTGTGGAACCGCGACCTTGAACAACAGCTTCGAACGCACGATGCCGTGCTCTTCGGAGCCATGGGAGACCCTTTGGTGCAACCGGGAATCCTGGAGCGCGGATTCATCCTCGCGATGCGGCAGGCATTCGAACAAGCGGTCAACCTGCGCCCGGTCAAGCTCTATCCCGGCGTAGCGACTCCGATCGCCGGCCTCACGCCTGAACGCTGCGATTTGGTCATCGTGCGTGAAAACACCGAAGGGGCTTACGTCGGCCAGGGCTCGACAATCCATGCCAATACTCCCAATACGGTTGCGGTCCAGGAGTCGGTCAATACCAGAGCAGGCATCGAGCGAGTCGTCGAATACTCCTTCAAGCTCGCCATGAGCCGTCGCAGGAAACTGACGCTCTGCCACAAGAAAAACATCCTCATCGAGGCAGGAAAACTCTGGCAAGAAGTCGTTGATGCAGTGTCCGCGCGGTACCCCGAAGTCCAGGTGGACTACGTCCATGTTGATGCCATGTGCTTCCACCTTCCCATCGCGCCGGAAAAGTTCGACGTCGTGGTCACGGATAACCTCTTTGGCGATATCATCACGGATTTGGGTGCCGTCATCCAGGGCGGGCTGGGAGTTGCCGCCAGCGGGAACCTGAATCTTGATGGCTCGGCTCCGAGCATGTTCGAAGCGATTCACGGATCAGCGCCGGATATTGCCGGCAAGGGCTGGGCGAATCCGGTAGGAGCGATTCTCTCAGCCGCGATGATGCTGGCCCATCTCGGGGAAAAGACCGCAGCGCAGGCCATCGAAGCAGCAGCGGTGAACGTGCTGAAGGATTTGCCGGAACTGGCCGGCCCGGGAATGGGAATGACTACCAATGAGGTTGCCGCAGCAATTTCCTCGCAGATCCGCGCCGATTTCACCAAGGTGGAGGGACTTTCGGTGATGGAAAGCCTGGCAGATAGCCGCTGA
- a CDS encoding GntR family transcriptional regulator: MTTKWRSSISLAAETAGLISERIFSGRYEQGEQLRQASISEQLEVSRTPLRDALTLLANDGLIQFDESGRATVKAMTPRAFKDALHYRRMIETGACDLLQRNEAAEQLAGLQKSLASLAGDHSPRNRSRFHTELLEHTRNDHLHRAVPMVRLTEEVWLPTRPWYQEFTNQLFRYIEVASEAIVHGSVPEARIQIQKYFDELLQLIENNERTTL; the protein is encoded by the coding sequence ATGACAACGAAGTGGCGCAGCAGCATCTCTTTGGCGGCTGAAACCGCAGGCCTGATCAGCGAACGCATTTTCTCCGGGCGGTACGAGCAAGGCGAGCAGCTGCGGCAAGCATCCATATCGGAGCAACTGGAAGTGAGCAGGACACCCTTGCGGGATGCCTTGACCCTGCTGGCAAACGACGGGCTGATCCAGTTCGATGAATCCGGCCGAGCCACCGTGAAAGCAATGACGCCTCGTGCCTTCAAGGACGCATTGCACTACCGGCGAATGATCGAGACCGGTGCCTGCGACCTCTTGCAGCGCAATGAAGCAGCCGAACAACTTGCCGGGTTGCAGAAATCCTTGGCCAGCCTGGCCGGCGACCACTCGCCTCGAAACCGATCAAGATTTCACACAGAGCTGCTTGAGCACACGCGCAATGATCATCTGCACCGCGCAGTGCCTATGGTGCGGCTGACAGAGGAGGTCTGGCTGCCCACCCGACCTTGGTATCAGGAATTCACGAACCAGCTATTTCGCTATATCGAGGTGGCCAGTGAGGCGATCGTGCACGGCTCGGTGCCAGAGGCGCGAATCCAGATTCAGAAGTACTTCGACGAACTGCTCCAACTTATTGAGAACAATGAAAGGACCACGCTATGA
- a CDS encoding aldehyde dehydrogenase family protein, with protein MVSTYLNAYPDGLPIGDQWVPCGDSVDIVFPYDLSVVATAPVGTVEDAENALNAAEHVAAEAEHLSTGTRRAILSSVHDHLALHREELENLLVLETGKPLVDCRVEVARTLTTWSSAAEEVAHIHGETVPLDLQPAGEGMMGFWVRKPAGIVIGIAGFNYPLLLASHKLAPALAAGCPIILKPAPNTPLATLWAVHIIREVLAEYGVSRSAVQLVTGGIDVGERLVGDPRSAVVSFTGSAAVGHQIAKNAAPRKTVLELGSNTGFIVASDASIPDAVDAVLRGGFYANGQACISIQRVLLQQEIAEEFQAQLLERIKEVVVGDPRSADTRVAPVINEASTQRILGWLNDAAERGAQVLAGGALEGRSLQPTVVRDVPRDLALWSEEIFGPVVCLETVPDLDTAFEALNDSRYGLQAAIYSSSLKTAFRAIDTLKVGGVVINEIPGFRSDIMPYGGVKDSGIGREGPRFAIEEFTVTRMALIRP; from the coding sequence ATGGTGTCGACTTATCTGAATGCTTATCCCGATGGCCTGCCCATCGGCGACCAGTGGGTTCCGTGTGGAGACAGCGTAGATATCGTCTTCCCCTATGACTTATCGGTGGTTGCCACAGCACCGGTGGGAACCGTGGAAGATGCCGAGAACGCCTTGAATGCCGCCGAGCACGTCGCGGCAGAGGCAGAACACCTGAGCACCGGAACGCGCCGCGCCATTCTCTCTTCCGTGCATGATCATCTGGCATTACATCGCGAAGAGCTGGAAAACCTTCTGGTCCTGGAAACCGGCAAGCCATTGGTTGACTGCCGGGTGGAAGTAGCCCGGACGCTGACCACGTGGTCCTCGGCCGCCGAAGAAGTCGCCCACATCCATGGCGAGACAGTGCCGCTGGATCTGCAGCCCGCCGGCGAAGGCATGATGGGCTTCTGGGTTCGCAAACCGGCAGGAATTGTCATAGGCATTGCGGGCTTCAACTACCCGCTGCTGTTGGCAAGCCACAAGCTGGCACCAGCCCTTGCCGCGGGATGCCCGATCATCCTCAAGCCGGCCCCGAATACTCCCCTCGCCACGCTGTGGGCCGTGCACATCATCCGGGAGGTCCTGGCCGAATACGGTGTTAGCCGCAGCGCCGTCCAGCTTGTCACCGGTGGCATCGATGTCGGCGAGCGACTGGTGGGCGATCCACGCTCTGCGGTGGTTTCCTTCACCGGTTCCGCCGCCGTCGGACATCAGATCGCCAAGAACGCCGCCCCGAGGAAAACCGTGCTCGAGCTTGGCTCGAATACCGGATTCATCGTCGCATCGGACGCCAGCATTCCAGATGCCGTAGACGCTGTGCTGCGCGGAGGCTTCTACGCCAATGGCCAGGCCTGCATCTCCATCCAGCGTGTATTGCTTCAGCAGGAAATAGCCGAGGAGTTCCAAGCCCAGCTGCTGGAGCGCATCAAGGAAGTGGTTGTCGGAGATCCTCGCTCGGCAGACACCCGGGTAGCGCCGGTCATTAACGAGGCATCAACCCAACGGATTCTGGGCTGGCTCAACGATGCCGCAGAACGAGGCGCTCAAGTGTTGGCAGGGGGCGCTCTCGAGGGACGGTCGCTTCAGCCGACCGTGGTTCGGGACGTCCCGAGGGACCTGGCGTTATGGAGCGAAGAGATCTTCGGCCCGGTTGTCTGCCTGGAAACGGTTCCCGATCTTGATACGGCCTTTGAAGCACTCAATGACTCCCGGTACGGATTGCAGGCGGCCATCTACAGCAGCTCGCTCAAAACAGCTTTCCGCGCTATCGATACGCTCAAGGTCGGCGGAGTTGTCATCAATGAGATCCCCGGTTTCAGGTCCGACATCATGCCGTACGGAGGCGTCAAGGATTCCGGTATCGGCCGTGAAGGCCCTCGCTTCGCCATCGAGGAGTTCACGGTAACCCGCATGGCACTGATCCGCCCCTAA
- a CDS encoding SDR family NAD(P)-dependent oxidoreductase, whose translation MDYSQLFQFSSRRVLVIGAGSGIGREAALALNAHNAQVICADLNEEAAQETASMLGDTATAIKLNVLDQEAVQAAAEKYQDISALVFTAAMNVRKRIVDYTMDEFDKVVNLNLRASFSLIQAFAPRLAANGGGSIIGVASIRASVVEPGQSVYAATKAALVQLVRTAAAEFGEHAVRVNVIAPGVVETPLTAQIKANEEWYNAYANKSALGRWARPEEMAGAIVYLASDASSFVTGSVLSVDGGWTAIDGRFTPPN comes from the coding sequence GTGGACTACTCACAGTTATTCCAGTTCTCCTCACGCCGCGTTCTGGTGATCGGTGCCGGCAGCGGCATCGGGCGCGAAGCAGCCCTTGCCCTCAACGCCCACAATGCCCAGGTCATCTGCGCAGATCTCAACGAAGAAGCAGCTCAAGAGACAGCAAGCATGCTTGGCGACACCGCGACCGCCATCAAGCTCAACGTCCTGGACCAGGAAGCGGTCCAAGCAGCCGCAGAAAAATACCAGGACATCTCCGCTCTGGTATTCACTGCCGCAATGAACGTGCGCAAGCGCATTGTCGATTACACGATGGATGAATTCGACAAGGTTGTGAACCTGAATCTGCGTGCCTCGTTCTCGCTTATCCAGGCCTTCGCTCCCCGCTTGGCAGCCAATGGCGGCGGGTCCATCATTGGCGTGGCTTCAATCCGCGCTTCTGTAGTCGAACCCGGGCAGAGCGTCTACGCGGCAACCAAGGCCGCTCTGGTGCAGCTGGTCCGCACGGCGGCCGCAGAATTCGGCGAGCACGCGGTACGCGTCAATGTAATCGCCCCAGGCGTAGTTGAAACCCCGCTGACTGCTCAAATCAAGGCCAACGAAGAATGGTACAACGCCTACGCCAATAAGAGCGCCCTGGGGCGGTGGGCCAGGCCGGAGGAAATGGCTGGCGCCATCGTCTATCTGGCTTCCGATGCTTCAAGCTTCGTGACCGGTTCCGTGCTCAGCGTTGATGGCGGATGGACCGCCATCGACGGACGTTTCACACCGCCTAACTGA
- a CDS encoding FadR/GntR family transcriptional regulator → MTQLPQPAEAPKARAFEAIVNHIEQQVLSGELKAGEHLPGERELVTTFQVSRSSVREAMRVLESNGMIASRPGDPRGAVIMAPTSVPLRKMISRLAATSASSLADLLIYRMTLESSANSLAATRRTEADLLQLEKAMARMRAARTQGQDAFSKADLDFHDVVANASGHALLRISAQAVRDSIEQLITSSIEQSADDHALMQRTIDHHAQVFQAIRDQDAHLAEHFARSSLFEYYGHLLAEEERTALSALASFGSTTG, encoded by the coding sequence ATGACGCAGCTACCCCAGCCAGCAGAAGCCCCCAAAGCCCGGGCTTTCGAAGCCATCGTGAACCACATCGAGCAACAGGTGCTCTCCGGCGAGCTCAAAGCTGGCGAGCATCTGCCCGGCGAACGCGAACTGGTCACGACCTTCCAGGTCAGCCGCTCTTCTGTTCGCGAAGCCATGCGCGTGCTGGAAAGCAACGGGATGATTGCCTCTCGTCCAGGTGATCCCCGCGGGGCAGTGATCATGGCGCCGACCTCCGTCCCGTTGCGGAAAATGATCAGCAGGCTGGCCGCAACCTCGGCCTCAAGCCTCGCGGATCTGCTGATCTACCGCATGACTCTGGAGTCATCTGCCAACTCTCTGGCCGCAACGCGGCGTACCGAAGCCGACCTGTTGCAGCTCGAAAAGGCCATGGCCCGGATGCGGGCGGCCCGGACGCAAGGCCAAGACGCCTTCAGCAAGGCCGACTTGGATTTCCATGATGTTGTTGCCAATGCCAGCGGCCACGCGCTCTTGCGCATTTCCGCGCAAGCCGTGCGCGACTCCATTGAGCAGCTCATAACCAGCAGCATTGAGCAGAGCGCAGATGATCACGCGCTGATGCAACGCACCATTGACCACCATGCCCAGGTATTCCAGGCAATCCGCGACCAGGATGCCCACTTGGCGGAGCACTTTGCGCGCAGCAGCCTCTTTGAGTATTACGGTCATCTGCTGGCGGAGGAAGAACGGACCGCGCTGTCCGCTCTTGCTTCTTTCGGCAGCACCACCGGATAA
- a CDS encoding antitoxin VbhA family protein, translated as MSDKLDLEAQWPELFTQLDTKKRRAVVQSFAAAWHEGWKPNREDVENLTDYMRGAIDRPEYERRATETAECQRAAPQDIKTV; from the coding sequence ATGTCGGACAAACTGGATCTCGAAGCGCAATGGCCTGAACTCTTCACTCAGCTTGACACCAAGAAGCGCCGCGCTGTGGTGCAATCGTTCGCTGCCGCGTGGCATGAAGGCTGGAAGCCTAACCGCGAAGACGTTGAAAACCTGACCGACTACATGCGCGGAGCTATTGACCGTCCGGAGTACGAACGCCGGGCCACGGAGACTGCCGAGTGTCAACGGGCTGCTCCGCAAGATATCAAAACGGTGTGA
- a CDS encoding amidase, whose translation MSQISEHSTALHQLSARELGAAYAARELSPVEVARSVISRVEEREPVLNAMYKFDPQDVLRQAEQSEQRWASGAPRGALDGVPVTVKENIARKGIPMPSGTALSNPKVPTQNAPITDRILEAGAVIVGSTTMPDWGMLSSGVSSLHGITRSAWNPEWTTGGSSAGAGAAAAAGYGPLHVGTDIGGSIRLPGGWQALATLKPSAGLIPLDVPYIGRAAGPMGRSVTDIALLMSILAQPDLRDYTTRPYPAMDWTADPIDVRGLKVAVHLDANAGAAVESEIAAAVSAVADLFAATGADVEVLNPFIDQQMLDRLDGFWRTRSLADYRELPAAEQSKVLDYIVAWCTDGGKFDGADTIRNFGAIDQMQKATIAATSEFDIVISPVSPMAAFPAEQPMPHPDPHATMSHIGFTVPYNMSGQPAATVNCGFTSDGKPIGVQLSGRVGADDQVLKAASWYESQRPATAVPNWLELD comes from the coding sequence ATGTCACAAATATCAGAGCATTCCACAGCCCTGCACCAGCTCTCGGCCCGTGAACTCGGTGCGGCCTACGCCGCGCGCGAGCTATCACCCGTGGAGGTCGCCCGCTCGGTGATCAGCCGCGTCGAGGAACGCGAGCCGGTACTCAACGCGATGTACAAGTTCGACCCCCAGGACGTGCTGCGCCAAGCGGAGCAGAGCGAGCAACGCTGGGCCAGCGGAGCACCCCGAGGTGCCCTGGATGGAGTGCCGGTCACGGTCAAGGAGAATATTGCCCGGAAGGGTATTCCGATGCCTTCGGGGACCGCGCTGTCCAACCCCAAGGTCCCTACGCAGAACGCCCCCATCACCGATCGGATCCTGGAAGCCGGGGCGGTCATCGTCGGATCCACCACCATGCCGGACTGGGGCATGCTCTCCTCCGGGGTGTCCAGCCTGCACGGTATTACCCGCAGCGCGTGGAATCCGGAGTGGACCACCGGCGGATCCAGTGCCGGGGCCGGGGCTGCCGCGGCGGCAGGCTATGGCCCATTGCATGTCGGCACGGATATTGGCGGCTCGATCCGGCTGCCGGGCGGATGGCAGGCGTTGGCCACGCTCAAGCCGAGCGCGGGGCTGATTCCTTTGGATGTTCCGTATATCGGCAGGGCTGCGGGGCCGATGGGCCGCAGTGTCACCGATATCGCCTTGTTAATGTCGATCCTTGCTCAACCCGATCTTCGGGATTACACGACCAGGCCTTACCCGGCCATGGACTGGACGGCGGACCCCATCGACGTGCGGGGCCTGAAAGTGGCCGTGCACCTTGATGCCAACGCCGGCGCGGCCGTCGAGTCGGAAATCGCCGCGGCAGTTTCCGCGGTTGCTGACCTCTTCGCAGCGACGGGGGCAGATGTGGAAGTGCTCAATCCATTCATTGATCAACAAATGCTTGACCGGCTGGATGGTTTTTGGCGGACACGATCGCTGGCTGACTACAGGGAGCTTCCAGCGGCAGAACAGTCCAAGGTGCTGGACTATATTGTCGCGTGGTGCACCGATGGCGGGAAGTTTGATGGCGCGGATACCATCAGGAACTTCGGGGCCATTGACCAGATGCAGAAGGCGACCATTGCCGCCACCAGCGAATTCGACATCGTGATTTCGCCGGTGTCCCCGATGGCTGCGTTCCCCGCCGAACAGCCCATGCCGCACCCTGATCCTCACGCCACGATGAGCCACATTGGCTTTACCGTTCCCTACAACATGTCCGGGCAGCCAGCTGCGACAGTGAACTGCGGATTCACCAGCGACGGCAAACCCATCGGCGTGCAGCTCTCCGGACGGGTAGGAGCAGATGACCAGGTGCTGAAGGCTGCCAGCTGGTACGAATCGCAGCGACCTGCAACCGCTGTACCCAACTGGCTGGAGCTGGATTAG